The DNA sequence GCTTCATGTTTCTCCTAATCATTTGAATAAAAAAATTAAAAATGAAACAGGTAAAGCAGCTACTGAAATAATCAATGAACTAACTATACTAGAAGCAAAGGTGCTTTTGCTTCAATCAAAAAGAACCGTAAGTGAAATTAGTGTAGAGTTAGGTTTTAATGATGTTTCCTATTTTAGTAGGTTTTTTAAAAATAAGACTCAGTATTCACCTTTAGAGTATAGAAATATGATTGATATGTCCTAATAATGGCAGGATATATTCAAGCCCTGTTATTTCTTCGCCAATTATCTTTGCAGAGAAATAATTATTAATAAAAACAATCAGTATGAAAATCACTCTTATCACTTCAATACTTTGTGTTGGGGCTACTATTCTTGTCTCTTGTAATAATAAAGACAAGAAGCATGATGTAGGTGCAAAGGCCAATGTATCGACAACTGAAAAAAGAAAAAATGTGCTTGAAAATGATACTATAAGGGTTACTGTAAACTCTAATGATAAAATGCAGTTTGATAAATCCAAGATAGTAGTTGGTGAGTATAGTACGGTTGTATTAACACTCAATCATACAGGGAAAATGCCAGTAACAGCAATGGGACACAATTTTGTGCTATTGGGTAAGGGTACACAAATTTCAGACTTTGCAAGGGATGCAATTCAGGCAAAAGAAAGCCAATATATACCATCTAGTCAAAAAAAGAATATAATAGCCTATACAGATTTGATTGGAGGTGGTGAAACTTCTACTATAACTTTTAAGGCTCCAATAAAAGGGACTTATGACTTTATTTGTTCATTTCCGGGTCATTACTCAATAATGAAAGGTAAGTTTATTGTGGAATAATTAGAAGTTATGTATAACATATTAAAAGAGTCTCATAGTGGTATAGGAATGGTATTGCTATTCTTATTACTAACAGTAATTATATTTTTACTTGCAATGTTTCTGTTTAAGAAAACATGGAACAAGTCTGCAAAAATTGCGGCATTAGTCGGGTTGATTCTTGTTCACCTGCAATTGTTAGTAGGTCTTTTAATTTATTTTATGTCTCCTTTAGGGTGGGCGAATTTTTCGAGTGAATCAATGGGATATCCGATTTCTAGATTCTACATAGTAGAGCACCCATTCGGGATGTTGTTAGCAGCATTTTTGATAACAAAAGGGTATAAATTTTCTAAAAGTAATACGTTAAGTAGTAGGGGGAAATATAAAAGATTACTCGTTTTCTATAGCTTAGGGTTTGGGGTTATCACTTATCTAATACCTTGGTTTTTGTGGAGTTAAAAATGCGAGATGACATTACATAAACGTAATGTAAGCTAAAGTGCTTCTAACACCACACTATGTATATATTTTACCGTTAGAAGTAATTCGAAAAGTGGTAATTGGAGAATTGCAGCCATAAGACGATTATTTAAGGAAATAATTAGGTTAGATGAGCCAGACCTGTAATGGGTCTGGCCTTTTTTGTGGCTGACCGAAAATGACTGACCAATAATAGCTAGGCAACTCAGTCTAACCGACTCTGTCCGAACCTCGATCTTAAAGATGTAAAGGATTGGGAGGATGGGGGGAATATTGAGCAGAAGCAGGAAAGTACCATTTCGGAAGTTAGGGAACTGAAGGAGATGATAGAAAGGATGAGGAGGTAGTGGCTTTGGGGTGAGGGGGTACTTGTTAAAGTAGTAATGTAAAACGGCTTATAACAACCTATATCCGTTTATTATATCTTAGGCTAGTGCTATATTAAGAGGGGGGTAAGCTTGAATAAATGATAGCTTGGTATTGTGCAGCATACTGAGAAACTTAAAAAATAAGACAGATGAGAATTTTACTAATTTCAAAATTTATATTTACTTCATTCCTTTTGCTAGGATCTACATTTATTCAGGCACAAAATAAAAGACCTAATATTGTATTTATACTAGTCGATAATTTAGGCTATGGTGATTTAGGTGCCTACGGTGGAGGGGTTGTACGTGGAGCACCAACACCAAATATTGACAAGATCGCTAATGAAGGTATTAAACTCACTAATTTTAATGTTGAAGCCGAATGTACCCCCACACGTTCAGCGATAATGACTGGACGCTTACCAATCCGTAGCGGAACTTCCCGTGTGCCCTTGCCTGGTTTACCACAAGGTATTACCCCTTGGGAATATACTTTGGCTGAACTACTATCTGATGCAGGATACAATACAGCACACTATGGGAAATGGCACTTAGGAGATGTGGAAGGACGATATCCTACCGATCAGGGATTTGACGAATGGTTCGGAATTAGGCATAGTACAGCGGAATCTGCTTGGGATCGTGCTGCTGGTTTTCCAGGGACTGATGTAGTGAAAAATCAGGGAATTTGGGAAGGGAAAAAAGGAGAGAAATCGAAACGTATTCGAGATTATAATGTTGCTTACCGCCCATTAATGGATGAAGAAATTACCAAGCGGTCGGTAGGTTATATAAACAAACACGCAAAAGACCAAAATCCATTTTTCTTGTATGTACCTTTTACATTACCACACGGACCAATCATTCCCAATCCTAAATTAGTACACGAAGGTAAGTCTGATTACCAAAATGTGTTGATGGAAATAGACCACCATACCGGAGAGATTATGAAGGCCCTGGACGAAAATGGTTTAAAAGAAAATACCTTGGTGATATGGGCAAGTGACAATGGGCCTGAGACACTGCTAACTTCAGTAAGTAATTATACTTCACAATCTGATGCAGGTCCTTTTAGGGGGGAGTTCCCTTCT is a window from the Limibacter armeniacum genome containing:
- the azu gene encoding azurin, yielding MKITLITSILCVGATILVSCNNKDKKHDVGAKANVSTTEKRKNVLENDTIRVTVNSNDKMQFDKSKIVVGEYSTVVLTLNHTGKMPVTAMGHNFVLLGKGTQISDFARDAIQAKESQYIPSSQKKNIIAYTDLIGGGETSTITFKAPIKGTYDFICSFPGHYSIMKGKFIVE
- a CDS encoding arylsulfatase, with the protein product MRILLISKFIFTSFLLLGSTFIQAQNKRPNIVFILVDNLGYGDLGAYGGGVVRGAPTPNIDKIANEGIKLTNFNVEAECTPTRSAIMTGRLPIRSGTSRVPLPGLPQGITPWEYTLAELLSDAGYNTAHYGKWHLGDVEGRYPTDQGFDEWFGIRHSTAESAWDRAAGFPGTDVVKNQGIWEGKKGEKSKRIRDYNVAYRPLMDEEITKRSVGYINKHAKDQNPFFLYVPFTLPHGPIIPNPKLVHEGKSDYQNVLMEIDHHTGEIMKALDENGLKENTLVIWASDNGPETLLTSVSNYTSQSDAGPFRGEFPSGWEGAIRTACVMRWPDKIPAGSTTNEIFTATDFYATLAHIVGAEAKIPKDRPMDSFNQLELLTGKSTKSIREEVMYFYGERLYAFKYKNFKVHPIVVLPPNGFVNAPGQMSTHAVPVELDYPWIFDIENDPKELWNVNVANGWLGVIYAKYMMVYEKSLKQYPNIKPGADGPKY